One Bacteroidota bacterium genomic region harbors:
- a CDS encoding aconitate hydratase, with protein sequence MAFDIDMIKAVYAAFPDRVAAARSIVGRPLTFTEKILYSHLYDGLATEKYERAKSYVDFRVDRVAMQDATAQMALLQFVQAGKARVDLPSTVHCDHLIQAEDGADADMKRALEENKEVFGFLESVSKKYGIGFWKPGAGIIHQVVLENYAFPGGMMIGTDSHTVNAGGLGMVAIGVGGADAVDAMTGLAWELKFPKLIGVKLTGKLNGWTSAKDVILKVAGILTVKGGTGAIVEYFGPGAESLSCTGKGTICNMGAEIGATTSTFAYDASMDRYLRSTGRADVADLAQGISQHLTADAGVYDAPEKYFDQVIEINLSELEPHINGPFTPDLAWPISQFAAAVREKGYPAKLEVGLIGSCTNSSYEDLTRAASVARQAGEKNLKVKSEFTITPGSEQVRYTAERDGLLATFEEIGGVVLANACGPCIGQWKRHNQAGNPKNSIITSFNRNFAKRNDGNPNTHGFVASPEIVTAMTLAGDLTFNPLTDTLTNEDGKQVKLDEPQGIELPPRGFDVEDPGYQAPAQDGSSVVIKVAPDSDRLQLLSPFPAWEGTDLKGLKLLIKAKGKCTTDHISMAGPWLRFRGHLDNIANNTLTGAINAYNDKADAVKNPLTGEYQPVPVVARAMKASGLGSIVVGDENYGEGSSREHAAMQPRHLGVRAVLVRSFARIHETNLKKQGMLALTFANPADYDRIQEDDTLDILGLTSFAPGKPLTLQLTHADGSTEQFAVNHTYNAQQIEWFRAGSALNRVKELSKA encoded by the coding sequence ATGGCTTTTGATATCGACATGATCAAGGCGGTGTATGCCGCATTTCCGGACCGTGTGGCCGCTGCTCGCAGCATAGTGGGCCGTCCGCTCACCTTCACCGAGAAAATACTGTATAGCCACCTGTATGACGGGTTGGCCACAGAGAAGTATGAGCGAGCCAAGAGCTATGTAGACTTCCGGGTAGACCGTGTGGCCATGCAGGATGCCACTGCCCAGATGGCCCTACTACAGTTTGTGCAGGCAGGCAAGGCCCGGGTAGACCTGCCCAGTACCGTGCACTGCGACCACCTGATACAGGCCGAGGACGGGGCCGATGCCGACATGAAGCGCGCCCTGGAGGAGAACAAAGAAGTATTCGGCTTTCTGGAGTCTGTCTCTAAAAAGTACGGCATCGGTTTCTGGAAGCCCGGTGCCGGCATTATCCACCAGGTGGTGCTGGAAAACTACGCCTTCCCTGGCGGGATGATGATCGGTACGGACAGCCATACGGTGAACGCCGGCGGCCTGGGCATGGTAGCCATAGGCGTAGGGGGGGCCGATGCCGTGGATGCCATGACCGGACTGGCCTGGGAGCTGAAGTTTCCCAAACTGATCGGCGTAAAACTGACCGGCAAACTGAATGGCTGGACCAGTGCCAAAGACGTGATCCTGAAAGTGGCCGGTATCCTGACTGTGAAGGGCGGTACCGGTGCCATTGTAGAGTACTTTGGCCCAGGTGCCGAGAGCCTGAGCTGCACCGGCAAGGGCACGATATGCAACATGGGGGCCGAGATAGGAGCCACCACCAGCACCTTTGCCTACGATGCCAGCATGGACCGCTACCTGCGTAGCACCGGGCGGGCCGATGTGGCCGACCTGGCCCAGGGCATCAGCCAGCACCTGACAGCCGATGCCGGGGTGTATGATGCGCCCGAAAAGTATTTCGACCAGGTGATCGAGATCAACCTGAGCGAGCTGGAGCCGCACATCAACGGCCCCTTTACGCCCGACCTGGCCTGGCCAATCAGCCAGTTTGCCGCAGCGGTGCGAGAGAAAGGCTACCCCGCCAAGCTGGAGGTGGGCCTGATAGGCAGCTGCACCAATAGCAGCTACGAAGACCTGACCCGCGCCGCTAGTGTGGCCAGGCAGGCGGGCGAGAAAAACCTGAAGGTGAAGTCGGAGTTTACCATAACCCCCGGCAGCGAGCAGGTGCGCTACACCGCCGAGCGAGACGGCCTGCTGGCCACCTTTGAGGAGATAGGGGGCGTGGTGCTGGCAAACGCCTGTGGCCCCTGCATAGGCCAGTGGAAGCGCCACAACCAGGCCGGTAACCCCAAGAACAGCATTATCACCAGCTTCAACCGGAACTTTGCCAAGCGTAACGACGGGAACCCCAATACGCACGGCTTTGTGGCCAGCCCCGAGATCGTAACGGCCATGACCCTGGCGGGCGACCTGACCTTCAACCCGCTGACCGATACCCTGACCAATGAAGACGGCAAGCAGGTGAAGCTGGATGAGCCACAGGGCATAGAGCTGCCGCCCAGGGGCTTCGACGTGGAAGACCCCGGCTACCAGGCCCCGGCACAGGATGGCAGCAGTGTAGTCATAAAGGTAGCACCGGACAGCGACCGCCTGCAGCTGCTCAGCCCCTTCCCGGCCTGGGAGGGTACGGACCTGAAGGGGCTGAAGCTGCTCATTAAGGCCAAGGGCAAGTGTACCACCGACCACATCAGCATGGCCGGCCCCTGGCTGCGCTTCCGTGGCCACCTGGATAACATTGCCAACAATACCCTGACCGGTGCCATCAATGCCTACAACGACAAGGCCGATGCGGTAAAAAATCCGCTAACGGGCGAATACCAGCCGGTGCCGGTGGTGGCCCGCGCCATGAAGGCCAGTGGACTGGGCAGCATTGTGGTGGGAGATGAAAACTATGGCGAAGGCAGCAGCCGCGAGCATGCAGCCATGCAGCCCCGCCACCTGGGCGTGCGTGCTGTACTGGTGCGCAGCTTTGCCCGCATACACGAAACCAACCTGAAGAAGCAGGGTATGCTGGCCCTCACCTTTGCCAACCCGGCAGACTATGACCGCATACAGGAAGACGATACCCTCGACATCCTGGGCCTCACCAGCTTTGCCCCCGGCAAGCCGCTGACCCTGCAGCTAACCCATGCAGATGGCAGCACCGAGCAGTTTGCTGTAAACCACACCTACAACGCCCAGCAGATCGAGTGGTTCCGCGCCGGCAGCGCCCTGAACCGTGTGAAGGAACTGAGTAAGGCCTAG
- a CDS encoding MarR family transcriptional regulator has translation MHQPEEAIFKLIACAHEQINRRLQARLDAAGVPLTADQFRIMQRLWEAEGTNQQQLACALRRNRGSVTRILDVLERKGLVCRRCDDGDKRVNKVCLTAEGRRWQHSACTAASQALADASQGLHALQQDQLQAALRVVIQNLEAAPIHA, from the coding sequence ATGCATCAGCCGGAAGAAGCCATTTTCAAGTTGATTGCCTGTGCCCACGAGCAGATAAACCGGCGGCTACAAGCGCGGCTGGATGCCGCTGGCGTGCCCCTTACTGCCGATCAGTTCCGGATCATGCAAAGGCTATGGGAGGCCGAAGGCACAAACCAGCAGCAGCTGGCCTGTGCACTGCGGCGAAACCGTGGCTCGGTAACCCGTATTCTGGACGTGCTAGAGCGCAAGGGGCTGGTATGCCGCCGCTGCGATGACGGCGACAAGCGTGTGAACAAAGTGTGCCTGACGGCCGAGGGAAGACGCTGGCAGCACAGTGCATGCACTGCGGCTAGCCAGGCCCTGGCCGACGCTAGCCAGGGCCTGCACGCCCTGCAGCAAGACCAGCTGCAGGCTGCGCTAAGGGTGGTTATACAAAACCTGGAAGCAGCCCCCATCCATGCCTAA
- the crtI gene encoding phytoene desaturase family protein: MPKALVVGAGMAGLAASIRLARLGYDVAVYEQQSGPGGKLNVLQLDGYRFDTGPSLFTLPELVTELFSLCQEDPAAYFQYRRLDPITRYFWADGTRLTAWADPERFAQECQQVLGAPAAEVRAFLQQAAAKYRLAAPFFLQQSLHRLHSYTRPTALRALLQLPQLETGRSMGSGIDRRIRHPKLRQLFRRYATYNGSHPERAPATLNLIPHLEFNLGAYLPVGGMYAIAQALEGLARRQGVHFHYNQPVERITVEKQRATGLQVNGSLLAADQVVCNLDVFYAYHRLLPDQKPPERTLRQERSSSALIFYWGINRSFSELDVHNIFFSEDYAGEFSALFADRSLHADPTVYVHITSKQEPQDAPAGCENWFVMINAPSLAGQDWGKLIPRARQHILAKLERMLGQPVAARIVAEQVLGPEQIQANTGSYQGALYGTASNNRFAAFLRHPNFIHRIRNLYFCGGSVHPGGGVPLSLLSGKIVADLIAKR, encoded by the coding sequence ATGCCTAAAGCCCTGGTAGTAGGTGCCGGAATGGCCGGCCTGGCAGCCAGTATACGCCTGGCCCGCCTGGGCTACGACGTAGCGGTGTATGAGCAGCAAAGCGGACCCGGTGGCAAATTGAACGTGCTACAGCTGGATGGCTATCGCTTCGACACGGGGCCGTCCCTCTTTACCCTACCCGAGCTGGTAACCGAGCTGTTTTCCCTCTGCCAGGAAGATCCCGCGGCCTATTTCCAGTACAGGCGGTTAGACCCCATTACACGCTACTTCTGGGCAGACGGAACACGGCTAACAGCCTGGGCCGATCCCGAGCGTTTTGCCCAGGAATGCCAGCAGGTACTGGGTGCCCCAGCAGCCGAGGTGAGGGCCTTTCTGCAGCAGGCAGCCGCCAAGTATCGGCTGGCCGCCCCCTTCTTCCTGCAGCAGAGCCTGCACCGCCTGCACAGCTACACACGCCCCACTGCCCTGCGTGCCCTGCTGCAGCTGCCCCAGCTAGAGACTGGCCGAAGCATGGGCAGCGGGATAGACCGCCGCATCCGGCACCCCAAGCTGCGGCAGCTATTCCGCCGCTATGCCACCTACAACGGCAGCCACCCCGAGCGAGCCCCCGCTACCCTGAACCTGATCCCCCACCTGGAATTCAACCTGGGGGCCTACCTGCCGGTGGGGGGCATGTATGCCATAGCCCAGGCGCTGGAAGGGCTGGCCCGGCGGCAGGGCGTGCATTTCCACTACAACCAGCCGGTGGAACGCATAACGGTGGAGAAACAACGTGCCACCGGCCTACAGGTAAATGGCAGCCTGCTAGCAGCCGACCAGGTGGTGTGCAACCTGGATGTATTCTATGCCTACCACCGGCTGCTGCCAGACCAAAAGCCCCCCGAGCGAACCCTGCGGCAGGAACGCAGCAGCAGTGCGCTGATCTTCTACTGGGGGATAAACCGCAGTTTTTCCGAGCTGGATGTACACAACATTTTCTTTTCGGAGGACTATGCCGGGGAGTTCAGCGCGCTCTTTGCAGACCGAAGCCTGCACGCCGACCCCACCGTGTACGTACACATAACCAGCAAACAGGAGCCGCAAGATGCACCCGCAGGATGCGAAAACTGGTTTGTGATGATCAATGCGCCTAGCCTGGCCGGCCAGGACTGGGGCAAGCTGATCCCCCGTGCGCGGCAGCACATACTGGCCAAGCTGGAGCGCATGCTCGGGCAGCCCGTGGCCGCACGCATAGTGGCCGAGCAGGTACTCGGCCCCGAGCAAATACAGGCAAATACCGGCAGCTACCAGGGTGCCCTGTATGGCACGGCTAGCAACAACCGATTTGCAGCTTTTCTGCGCCACCCCAATTTTATCCACCGTATCCGCAACCTGTACTTCTGTGGGGGTAGCGTGCACCCGGGTGGGGGGGTGCCCCTCAGCTTACTTTCGGGTAAGATTGTGGCAGACTTGATTGCAAAGCGCTGA
- a CDS encoding GNAT family N-acetyltransferase, translating into MNLTIKTKMPEVILRPWQDGDQLTLSSIANDLEIWRNLRDHFPHPYRLEDAEAWVATASKQRPLYNLAIVLNGKVAGGIGMEPGRDIMRFVGEVGFWIGTKHQGTGILKAAIPAYAKYAFDNLGFRFLTSMVLGWNEKGAHTLEACGFQRMTTYPKAGNKDREFVDVHLYGISPKPQL; encoded by the coding sequence ATGAACCTGACAATCAAGACAAAAATGCCGGAAGTTATCCTGAGGCCCTGGCAGGATGGCGACCAGCTTACCCTCAGCAGCATTGCCAACGACCTGGAGATATGGCGAAACCTGCGCGACCACTTTCCGCACCCCTACCGGCTGGAGGATGCGGAGGCCTGGGTAGCCACTGCCAGCAAGCAGCGCCCCCTGTACAACCTGGCCATTGTGCTGAATGGCAAGGTAGCCGGCGGGATAGGCATGGAGCCAGGCCGAGACATCATGCGCTTTGTGGGCGAAGTAGGTTTCTGGATAGGCACCAAGCACCAGGGCACCGGCATCCTGAAGGCCGCTATCCCGGCCTATGCCAAGTATGCCTTCGATAATCTGGGGTTCCGCTTCCTTACCTCCATGGTACTGGGCTGGAACGAAAAAGGCGCACACACCCTGGAGGCCTGCGGCTTTCAGCGGATGACCACCTACCCCAAGGCGGGCAATAAGGACCGCGAGTTTGTGGATGTACACCTCTACGGCATCTCCCCGAAACCCCAGCTCTAG
- a CDS encoding NADH-quinone oxidoreductase subunit A has protein sequence MPMQEYAKILLFVAGGLIFILGGMVTSRLLAPRRPNAEKNSSYECGEEPVGTAWHQFNVRYYGMALIFLIFDVEVLLLFPWATVYADPGLKTVPGWTSFAVLEAFLFIGILLLGLVYIWQKGDIDWIRPEPPQPKAPAATVPIPPELYQAVNEKYS, from the coding sequence ATGCCTATGCAGGAGTATGCCAAGATTCTACTCTTCGTAGCCGGGGGGCTTATTTTTATTCTGGGCGGAATGGTTACCAGCCGCCTGCTGGCTCCGCGCCGCCCCAATGCTGAAAAAAACAGCAGCTACGAGTGCGGCGAGGAGCCTGTGGGCACCGCCTGGCATCAGTTCAATGTACGCTACTATGGGATGGCCCTCATCTTTCTGATCTTCGATGTGGAGGTGCTGCTGCTATTCCCCTGGGCCACCGTGTATGCAGACCCAGGCTTGAAAACGGTGCCCGGCTGGACAAGCTTTGCTGTACTAGAGGCCTTCCTCTTTATCGGCATCCTGCTGCTGGGGCTGGTATACATCTGGCAGAAGGGCGATATAGACTGGATACGCCCGGAACCGCCGCAGCCGAAGGCACCCGCAGCCACCGTGCCCATCCCACCTGAGCTGTACCAGGCGGTGAATGAAAAGTATAGCTAG
- a CDS encoding class I SAM-dependent methyltransferase: MLSPEERALVARHLADDPTRLALQLRRQAGARAAVVATQVALLQRARHKLPTWAAARCELERTALEQASSEAAAALRFAGLQGERAIDLTGGLGVDSWQLARQYRAVLYVEPQPERIELARQNFETLGVLPRMQLLLHTAESALTTLPEADLIYLDPDRRADGGRRIRLEAMQPDVLQLMPHLLALAPRVCVKLSPMLDAQELARRLPQACRIEALGLQGECKELLAWVQREPASPHQWLARGPGWQVAKGQPQPKLVPVAEPAVGKPDTWVYEADPAVYKMDLLAEAAQQYLNEYRLTGPRGYALSDTDAPAWPGRRWRLAGTLPAAQHALKKMLTAAGITAAFISGREYPEKPELLRKRLKLKESSKLGLLFTPGAVYHVETG; the protein is encoded by the coding sequence ATGCTTTCACCCGAAGAGCGCGCCCTGGTGGCCCGGCATCTGGCCGATGACCCCACCCGCCTGGCGCTACAGCTGCGGCGGCAGGCGGGTGCACGGGCGGCCGTGGTGGCCACCCAGGTGGCACTGCTACAGCGGGCGCGGCACAAACTGCCCACCTGGGCCGCAGCCCGCTGCGAGCTGGAGCGTACGGCGCTGGAGCAGGCCAGCAGCGAGGCCGCAGCCGCACTCAGGTTTGCAGGCCTGCAGGGCGAGCGGGCTATAGACCTGACCGGGGGACTGGGGGTAGACAGCTGGCAGCTGGCCCGCCAGTACCGAGCGGTGCTATACGTAGAGCCGCAGCCCGAACGGATAGAGCTGGCCCGCCAAAACTTTGAGACCCTGGGGGTGCTGCCCCGCATGCAGCTGCTCCTCCATACGGCCGAATCGGCCCTGACCACCCTACCCGAGGCTGACCTGATCTACCTGGACCCAGACCGACGCGCCGATGGGGGGCGGCGCATCCGGCTGGAGGCCATGCAGCCAGACGTACTGCAGCTGATGCCACACCTGCTGGCCCTGGCCCCACGGGTGTGTGTCAAGCTAAGCCCCATGCTGGATGCACAGGAGCTGGCACGCAGGCTGCCCCAGGCCTGCCGCATAGAGGCACTGGGGCTGCAGGGCGAGTGTAAGGAGCTACTGGCCTGGGTGCAGCGAGAACCGGCATCTCCGCACCAGTGGCTGGCGCGGGGCCCCGGCTGGCAGGTAGCAAAGGGACAACCCCAGCCAAAGCTGGTACCGGTGGCCGAACCGGCTGTAGGCAAGCCCGATACCTGGGTGTATGAGGCCGACCCCGCTGTGTACAAGATGGATCTGCTAGCCGAGGCCGCCCAGCAGTACCTGAACGAGTATAGGCTAACAGGGCCGCGTGGCTATGCACTGAGTGATACCGATGCCCCTGCCTGGCCAGGTCGCCGCTGGCGGCTGGCAGGAACCCTGCCGGCAGCACAGCATGCCCTAAAAAAAATGCTAACCGCAGCGGGCATAACCGCCGCATTTATCAGTGGACGCGAATACCCGGAAAAACCAGAACTGCTGCGCAAAAGGCTGAAGCTGAAAGAAAGCAGCAAGCTTGGGCTGCTGTTTACCCCAGGGGCTGTATACCACGTGGAAACCGGGTAG
- a CDS encoding ABC transporter substrate-binding protein, with protein MAHHRIASLLPAATEIVAECGFAGQLVGRSHDSDYPARVGSVPVVTAPRISRPMSSPRAADGKDLLQAALSIYQVELDSLKELKPDIVITQCLTRELNIPFAEVSKALSDYLGQECKLVSIAPESMDEVMESIEVISFEVGAPHKGVELVKQMTLRLEKTKRKLEKLKDEPKPTVLALENFAPPTSVGQWIPEMISLAGGYEPFGAEAHPARILSWEQIAELDPDLLLMIPYGLDLYGAGVAVRNIHQNEYFRTLRAFRRKQVYVLNGSSYFNRPAPRLVQGFEILAEVLHPRLFPAAYMGTGWAEYF; from the coding sequence ATGGCACATCATCGAATTGCATCCCTATTGCCCGCCGCTACCGAGATTGTGGCCGAGTGTGGATTTGCCGGTCAGCTGGTGGGGCGTAGCCACGATAGTGACTATCCCGCGCGCGTGGGCAGCGTACCGGTGGTTACGGCTCCGCGCATCAGCAGGCCGATGTCCAGCCCACGCGCTGCCGATGGGAAAGATTTGCTGCAAGCAGCGCTCTCTATCTATCAGGTAGAGCTGGATAGCCTCAAGGAACTAAAGCCGGATATCGTCATCACCCAGTGCCTTACGCGAGAGCTGAATATCCCCTTTGCAGAGGTGAGCAAGGCCCTGAGTGATTACCTAGGTCAAGAATGCAAGCTGGTGTCCATTGCCCCCGAGAGCATGGATGAGGTGATGGAGAGTATAGAGGTCATTTCCTTTGAGGTAGGTGCCCCGCACAAGGGGGTAGAGCTGGTGAAGCAGATGACCCTGCGCCTGGAGAAAACCAAGCGAAAGCTGGAGAAGCTGAAGGATGAGCCGAAACCTACCGTTTTGGCGCTGGAAAATTTTGCTCCACCCACCAGTGTGGGGCAGTGGATACCCGAGATGATCAGTCTGGCAGGTGGCTACGAGCCTTTTGGGGCCGAGGCACACCCTGCCCGCATACTCAGCTGGGAGCAGATAGCGGAGCTGGACCCCGATCTGCTGCTGATGATCCCCTACGGACTGGATCTGTACGGGGCGGGGGTAGCGGTACGGAATATACACCAGAATGAGTACTTCCGTACACTGCGGGCTTTCAGGCGTAAGCAGGTGTACGTGCTGAATGGCAGTAGCTACTTCAACCGGCCGGCTCCGCGCCTGGTGCAGGGCTTCGAGATTTTGGCTGAGGTACTACACCCCAGGCTTTTTCCCGCTGCCTATATGGGCACGGGTTGGGCCGAGTATTTTTGA
- a CDS encoding SAM-dependent methyltransferase, which produces MEPALYLIPSPLQEQSLWGISAEARSCLLQLRHLVVEHARPARRFVAQAARADGLDTGLVGDYHLYELRPDTPDVELMQWAQLPLQGQALGLVSDAGAPGVADPGARLVAWAHELGVPVRPLAGPSSILLALMGSGLQGQRFAFQGYLPVAEGARRKALRSLELQSRQQDMTQVFMETPYRNRQLLQACMEVLQPDTRLGVAADLGATTPYIYSAAVGSWHARPLPELHQRPAIFLIYAGIV; this is translated from the coding sequence ATGGAGCCAGCCCTGTACCTCATACCCAGCCCCCTGCAAGAGCAGTCTCTGTGGGGCATATCGGCAGAAGCACGCAGCTGCCTGCTGCAGCTACGCCACCTGGTGGTGGAACATGCCCGCCCGGCCCGCCGCTTTGTGGCCCAGGCAGCCCGGGCCGATGGGCTAGATACGGGCCTGGTAGGAGATTACCACCTGTATGAGCTGCGGCCAGATACCCCCGATGTAGAGCTGATGCAGTGGGCCCAGCTGCCCCTGCAGGGCCAGGCCCTGGGGCTGGTGAGCGATGCCGGGGCACCTGGCGTAGCCGATCCGGGTGCGCGCCTGGTGGCCTGGGCGCATGAGCTGGGGGTGCCTGTGCGGCCACTGGCAGGCCCCAGCAGCATCCTGCTGGCACTCATGGGTAGTGGCCTGCAGGGCCAGCGCTTTGCCTTCCAGGGCTACCTGCCGGTAGCCGAAGGTGCACGCCGAAAAGCCCTGCGTAGCTTGGAACTACAAAGCCGCCAGCAGGACATGACCCAGGTGTTTATGGAAACACCCTACCGAAACCGCCAGCTACTGCAGGCCTGCATGGAGGTGCTGCAGCCCGATACACGCCTGGGGGTGGCGGCAGACCTGGGTGCCACCACCCCCTACATCTATAGTGCCGCCGTAGGCAGCTGGCACGCACGCCCCCTGCCCGAGCTGCACCAGCGCCCGGCAATCTTTTTGATCTATGCAGGCATTGTGTAA
- a CDS encoding glycosyltransferase family 39 protein — translation MNRKKKPAEEPFWLSRMALFLLGGLCVIYGLGLMVPIIDLDSAQYAHMSRQMLEEGNYLQVREMDHDYLDKPPLLFWLGSLSYRLFGVAGWSFRLPTLLFGLLGLLSVYGMGRRLYSHRIGLMASLMCGSSLGFFIMVLDVKTDGLLFGSVAFSSWMLLAYLQDQRVTHFMLPFLGIGLGLLAKGPMGLMAPALAFTIHLVMARRWKEFFRFEWLVGLLLLALMLLPMLYGLYMQFGWQGPEFYLWTQSFGRITGASEWADDSGWYYFLHVALWVFFPWSLLVFGQIVADVWRLFRQGLRLRGMQEFLTAGGFILLFVGLSSSRYKLPHYLFVLLPFGSILAARALQQVASMRVWSRVLLGFHLFLILGVLALAGWVLSTVFPTRQPLLWAVLAATLLAAVWLLWHFRKNRMAQLFVPLFVVVLGGGFIMNAHFYPNLLTYQSSIPVAQELKKHQVPIARTVQFRTHLHSLDFYAGHYTHKINTDSADVDLRALQAYHMEVGRLWVYTTAEGYGLIKGRLPVERVYSYDYFKVQALSLPFLRPSWRHLTLEKRYLVVIPGGNDDVAMATP, via the coding sequence ATGAACCGAAAGAAGAAACCGGCAGAGGAGCCTTTCTGGCTCAGCAGGATGGCGCTATTCCTCCTCGGAGGTCTGTGCGTCATCTATGGCTTGGGCCTGATGGTACCGATTATCGACCTGGACAGCGCACAGTATGCCCACATGAGCCGGCAGATGCTAGAGGAGGGCAACTACCTGCAGGTGCGCGAAATGGACCACGACTACCTGGATAAACCCCCGCTCCTTTTCTGGCTGGGCAGCCTGAGCTACCGGCTGTTCGGTGTGGCAGGCTGGAGCTTCAGGCTACCTACGCTTCTTTTTGGCCTGCTGGGCCTGCTTAGCGTATATGGCATGGGCCGCCGTCTGTACAGCCACCGCATTGGCCTGATGGCCAGCCTGATGTGCGGTAGTTCGCTGGGGTTTTTCATCATGGTGCTGGATGTAAAGACAGATGGCTTGCTGTTTGGCAGTGTAGCCTTCAGTAGCTGGATGCTGCTGGCCTACCTACAGGATCAGCGGGTTACACACTTTATGCTGCCCTTTCTGGGCATTGGCCTGGGGCTGCTGGCCAAGGGCCCGATGGGGCTGATGGCCCCTGCGCTGGCTTTTACCATCCACCTGGTGATGGCCCGCCGTTGGAAGGAGTTTTTTCGCTTTGAGTGGCTGGTGGGCCTGCTGCTGCTAGCCCTTATGCTGCTGCCCATGCTCTACGGCTTGTACATGCAGTTTGGCTGGCAGGGCCCCGAGTTTTATCTGTGGACCCAGAGCTTTGGCCGCATTACAGGCGCTAGCGAATGGGCAGATGACAGCGGATGGTATTATTTTTTACACGTGGCGCTGTGGGTGTTTTTTCCCTGGTCGCTACTGGTGTTTGGGCAGATAGTTGCCGACGTGTGGCGCCTTTTTCGCCAGGGCCTCAGGCTGCGCGGCATGCAGGAGTTTCTTACGGCGGGCGGTTTTATTCTCCTCTTTGTAGGGCTCAGCAGCAGCCGCTACAAGCTGCCACACTACTTGTTTGTTTTGCTACCCTTCGGGTCTATCCTGGCAGCACGCGCCCTGCAGCAGGTGGCTAGTATGCGTGTCTGGAGCCGCGTACTGCTGGGTTTCCACCTTTTTTTGATTCTGGGTGTACTGGCGTTGGCAGGCTGGGTGCTTTCTACCGTTTTCCCCACACGTCAGCCCCTGCTGTGGGCTGTGCTGGCGGCCACCCTCCTGGCAGCTGTGTGGCTGCTCTGGCACTTCCGCAAAAACCGCATGGCACAGTTGTTTGTGCCGCTTTTCGTAGTGGTGCTGGGGGGCGGGTTTATTATGAATGCCCATTTTTACCCCAATCTGCTCACCTATCAGAGCAGCATACCAGTGGCCCAGGAGCTTAAGAAGCACCAGGTGCCGATTGCACGCACCGTGCAGTTCCGCACCCACCTGCATTCGCTCGACTTTTATGCCGGGCACTACACCCACAAGATCAACACCGATAGCGCTGATGTAGACCTGCGTGCCCTGCAGGCCTACCACATGGAGGTGGGCAGGCTGTGGGTGTACACCACGGCCGAGGGATATGGGCTAATAAAGGGCCGCTTGCCGGTAGAGCGGGTGTATAGTTACGACTATTTTAAGGTACAGGCACTTTCGTTGCCCTTTCTGCGGCCAAGCTGGCGGCACCTTACGCTGGAAAAACGCTATCTGGTGGTTATCCCCGGCGGGAATGACGATGTAGCGATGGCAACGCCCTAG